The genomic DNA AAATTTTTATACGAAATTATTTCTTTGCTTAATTTAAAAACATTTTTTACAGTAGGAAAAAATGAAGTTCGAGCTTGGAATATTCCAAAATCGTATACAGCATATGAAGCATCTTCTGTTATCCATACTGATTTTCAAAAAGGATTTATAAAAGCAGAAATTATTCATTATGATGATTATATTCAATATAAATCTGAGTATAATTTAAAAAAATTAGGAAAAATTTTTTTATCTGGAAAAGATTATATCATTAATGATGGTGATATTGTTACTTTTCGATTTAATATTAATAAAAAAATTTTTTATAATCGTTGTTAATATTATTTAATGTTTCGAATATTAATATAATAGATTTTTCTACATCGTATTTATTAACTACTTCTAATGAAGTATGCATATATTTTAATGGAATAGATACTAAAGCACAAGATACTCCTTGATTAGAATATGCAAAAGCATCTGTATCTGTGCCTGTTCCATAACTAGATACTAATCGTTGAAATTTTATTTTATTATTTATAGCGGTATTGATAAGTAAATCTCTAATTTTTTTTTGTATTGATGGTGCATATGTTATAACTGGTCCTAATCCACATTTTATGTCTCCCATTACTTTTTTCTCTATCATAGGAGTAGAAGTATCATGTGTAACATCTGTTATAATAGCAATATCTGGTTTTATATTATTAGAAATCATTTTTGCTCCTTTTAATCCTATTTCTTCTTGTACTGAATTTACTATATATAATCCATATTTTAAATCAATATTATTTTTTATAATCATTTTTATAGCTTCTGCTATTATAAATCCACCTATTTTATTATCTAAAGCTTTAGATACAATAAATTTTTTATTCATAAAAAAAAATTGATTAGGATATGATATCATACAACCAACATAGATTCCTAAATCTTGAACTTCTTTTTTATTTGATGCACCAACATCTATAAATATATTTTTTATTTGTGGGAATATTTCTTTATAAGACTTTCTAGTATGGATAGCAGGCCATCCGAAAACCCCACATACTGTTTTTCCATTTTTAGTATGAATTAAAACTTTTTTTGATGGAGTAATTTGATGATCCATTCCTCCATTGCGGGTTACATATATTAATCCATCATCATCTATATAATTAACATACCATGATATTTCATCAACATGAGCTTCAATTATCAATTTTTTTGAATAATTAGGATTAATAATTCCTACAGCTGTACCATATAAATCTATATATACTTTTTCTACATAGGATTTTATATAGTTCATCCAAATTTTTTGTCCTATACATTCATCTCCGGTAGGAGAAAAACTATTTAAATAGTTTTTTAAAAATTCAATAGAATCATTTTTTAACATAATAAATATTAATAATTAATTGATCCTTTAAAAACAAATTTTACAGGACCGGTTAAATAAATATTTTCGTATTTATCATCTTTTTTTTCAAAAGACACTAATAAAATTCCACCTAAAGTAATAACTTTTATATTATTTTTCTTATTTATTTTTTTTGTTTCTACAAATGCAATGACTGATGCAACTACTCCAGTTCCACAAGATAAAGTTTCATTTTCTACTCCTCTTTCATAAGTTCTTACATATAAATAATTATTATATATTTTTACGAAATTTACATTAACCCCATTTTTATATAAATTACTATATCTAATTTTTTTACCTTCTTTATACACATTAATATTTTCTTTTTTATTTAAAAAAATAATATGATGAGGAGATCCTGTAAATAAAAAAGTATATTTTTCATATATTTTTATACTTTTTTTATCTATAGAAACAATATCAATAGATATATTATTTTTTTTATGTATTAATCCTTGATGAGGTCCATTAATTGTATTAAAAAAAATTTTATTAGAATTCGTAATTCCTAACATATTAGAAAAATATACGGCACACCTACCTCCATTTCCACACATAGTACCTTCTATTCCATTTGCATTATAATATTTCATATAAAAATTATATTTAGGATCTTTTTTTATTAAAATTAATCCATCAGATCCAATACCAATATGTCTATTACATAATTTTTTTATAAATTTTGGATCATTATGTATTTTCATTCCATGAAAAGAATTTATGATAATAAAATCATTTCCTGTTCCATGAAATTTAAAAAAATCAATTTTCATAAATAAAAAAAATTAATAAATAAATTTAATTATTATTAATTCAATTTTAAAATTGAATCGTATTTATATTATTTTCTAAATATATTTGTTTTTTAATTTTCAATTAATTGAATTATATGATAAATTATGAAGAAAATAATTTTTTATATTATATTAACTAGTTTTATTAGTTCAGTAATAAGTATTGCAGCATATAAAAAATATCTTGAAAAAGAATCTTTTATATTTCCATACAATACTTCTTCTACTATTAAAAATAATAGACGATCATTCTCATCATTGAATAATGAATATCATAATGATTTCACTAAAGTAGTAGAAAAAACTGTACATTCAGTTGTTAATGTAAGAAATTTTTCAAAAAATACAAATAATTATAATTTTGATCCATTTGAATTTTTTTTTGGATTTCCTAATAATGAATTTAATAGAGATAATGGTAATAAATTTCAAGAAGGTGGTAAAGCACCAATATATCATGGATCAGGCGTTATAATATCATCTGATGGATATATCGTAACTAATCATCATGTTATAAAAAATTCATATAAAATTGAAGTTACACTTAATGATCAAAGAATTTATAAAGCTAGATTAGTAGGAACTGATCCTAGTACTGATGTAGCTTTACTAAAAATAGAAGAAAAAAATTTACCATTCGTATATTTTTCTGATTCTAATAAAGTAAAAGTAGGAGAATGGGTTTTAGCAATAGGAAATCCATTTGATTTAAATTCAACAGTTACAGCTGGAATAATTAGTGCTAAAAATAGAAGTTTAGGAATATTAAGAGAAGAAAATATATCAGCAATTGAATCATTTTTTCAAACAGATGCAGCAGTAAATCCTGGAAATAGTGGGGGTGCTCTATTAAATACTAATGGTGAGTTAATTGGAATTAATACAGCTATTTCCTCTTCTTCAGGAAACTTTATAGGATATAGTTTTGCAGCACCTTCCAATTTAGTATTAAAAGTAGTTCAAGATATAAAAAAATATGGGGAAGTAAAAAGAGCATTTTTAGGTATTAAGGGAATGGATTTATCTAAAATAGAATTATTAAAATTTTTTAATAAAAGAAATAATAAAAATGTTCAACCACAATCAGGGTTTTTAGTCGGAGAAGTTTTTTATGGAGGTAGTGCTTATGAAGCAGGAATTAAAAAAGGAGATATTATAAAAAGTATAAATAATAGTAGTATTAGAAATGTTTCAGATCTTTCATTTATTATAGGTATTAAAAGACCTGGAGATTATATAAAAATTATTGTATTACGTGATAAAACTTTGAAAAGTTTCAATGTTTTATTAAAAAGTATTTATGGAACAGATGATAAAACAAAAGAAAATAAAAGTCAAACAAAATCTACATCAAATTTATTAAATTACACATGGAAATCATTAATTGAAAAATATCATAAATATTTTAATATATTTATTTTCATTCATTATTTCTTTTACAATAAATAAATATTGTATATATGGAAGTTATAAAATTTGGAATCCATATAAAATATGGGGGTATATAATTTTTTGATGAAAATATATTTATAATTTCCATTAAAAATATATATAAAAATATTACAATAATTCCAATAATTATATTTTTTCCTAAATCATTTTTTCTATTTGAAGAAATAGATAAACCTAATATTGTAAATATTAATGCAGAAAAAGGTAAAGCAATTCTTTTATGATATTCATTTAAATAAATATTTTTATCTGTATTATTTATTTTAATTATTTTGTTTAATTCATTTATACTCATATTCTCAGAAACATAGTCATCCGGACTTAATTCATCAGGACTTGATGTGATTTTTAATATTTTATATAATCCACTTTTAGACGAGTCATAGTTTTTATTAAAAAAAATTTCCTTATAATTATATACTATATAATATTTATTTTTTTTAGACCAGAAAATATATTTAGACTTTAGTAAGTAGATTAAATTTTTATTATCAAACACTTCATATACACATTTATGTCCTACATTATTAATTCTTGAAAAATTTTTTATAAATAAATATTTATTTTTATCTATTTTAGCTGTTAAAGCTTCATTATTACCATATAATTCTTTATAAGAACTTACTAAATATTGAGAATGAAATTTATTTTTTTTTTTATTAACTGTTGGTAATACATAAAAGTTAATTATTAAATTAATTAATCCTATTATAAAAGCAAATATTAAATAAGTAATAGCTATTCTTCCATAGCTAATTCCATTAGCTAATAAAGTAGTAATTTCTGAATTTTTTGTAATTTTAGATGTAAAAAATATTATAGATAAGAAAAGAGATATGGAAGAAAATGTATTAATTATCCATATAGACCAAAATGGATAATAATCAATTATTGCATTTTTTATAGAAGAATTATTATTGTCTAATCTATGTATCCTTTGTGGAATATCTATAATTACACATATAATTTGCATTGAAATTGTAAAAAAAATAAAATATTTTATAAAATTTTTAATCAAATAACAATCTATTATTTTCATTGTAATCTATTTTTTAAAAATGGGATCATCTTATTTTTCCAAGTAGAAAAATTATTATTCATAATATGAAATCTAGCTTTTTCTAATAAATTTTTATAAAAAAATAAATTGTGTATGGAAGCAATCTCTTTTCCTATACTATCTTTAGATATAAATAAATGTCTTAAGTAAGATTTACTATAAAATTTATCTACATGAGAATTTCCAAGTTTATCTATACAAGAATAATCATATTTCCATTTTTTATTCTTAATATTGATAATTCCGTTCCAAGTAAACAACATTCCATGACGTCCGTTTCTTGTTGGTATAACACAATCAAACATATCTATTCCAAGAGATATATGTTCTAGTATATCAGATGGTTCACCTACTCCCATTAAATATCTAGGTTTTTTATATGGTAATTTATTAGTTAATAAATTTATTATTTTATATGTTTTTTCTTTTTTTTCTCCCAAACTCAATCCTCCTATTGCATAACCCTCTATTTCCATTTCAGAATTATAAATTTTATTGATAAAATTTTCTCTTAATTCTGGATATACACTACCTTGTATAACAGGAAAAAAACTTTGTTTATGATTATAAAATTCCGGATTTTTTTTTAAAAAAAAATAACATTTATTCATCCACAAAAACGTTCTTTCCATTGAAATTTTAGCAGTGTTAAAATCACATGGAAAAGTTGGACAATCATCAAATGACATAATAATATCTCCACCTATAAAACGTTGAATTTCCATAGATTTTTCTGGAGAAAAAAAATGCGTAGAACCATCTATTACAGATTTAAATTTTACTCCTTCATCAGTAATTTGATTAATTTTTTTCATAGAAAAAACTTGATAACCACCACTATCTGTGAGTATAGATTTTTTCCAATTCATAAAAGAATGAAGACCTCCTGATTCATATAGAATTTTTATTCCTGGATTAAAATATAAATGATATGCATTTCCTAGAATAATATTAGATGTTTTATTTAGTTCTTTATTAAGAATAGATTTAACAAAACCTTTTGTAGCTACTGGCATAAAAACAGGAGTTTCTATTTCTCCATGATCTGTTTTTAATAAACCTGCTCTAGCTTTAGATGATTTATCTGTTTTTTTTAAAAAAAATTTCATAAAATAACAATAATGAGTATATTATCTTTGTTTATTAATTTACTAATATGATGAAATGAAAAATTAAATAAAATATATGACTTATAAAAAACAAAATCATATACCAGTTTTATTAAAAGAAAGTATAGAAAATCTTATTACAGATAAAAATGGAGTTTATGTAGATGCGACTTATGGATTAGGAGGGCATTCATTTTCAATTTTAGAAAAATTAGGAGAAAAATCTATATTAATAGCAATTGATCAAGATAAGGAATCTATAAAAAAAAATTTTATAAAAGATAAACGTTTTTATTTATTTCATAATAATTTTATTTATATAAAAGATATTTTAAATTTTTTTTCTATGAAAAAAGTTTCAGGAATATTGGTAGATCTCGGATTATCTTCTTTTCAAATTGAAAATTTATCAAGAGGTTTTTCTATGAAAGAAAATTGTATATTAGATATGAGAATGAATCAAGAATCTAATAATTATAATGCTCAAAATATAATTAATGAATATTCAGAAAAACAATTGTGTCAAGTTTTACAAACGTATGGAGATTTTACAAATGCAAAAAAAATTGTAAAAAAAATATTAGATAAACGTGAAAATAAAAAAATTTGTACTAGTTATGATTTAAAAAATATTTTTTTTATAAAAGGATCTTTAAAAAAAAGAAATAGATTTTTTTCAAGATTATTTCAATCTATCCGAATAGAGGTTAATAACGAAATTTTTATGTTAAAACAATTATTATATATATCATCTGAATTAATTTCAAAAGGAGGTAGATTAGTTATAATTTCGTACCATTCTGTTGAAGATAGAATAATAAAAAATTTTTTAAAAAAAGGAATTTTTTTAAAAAAAAATATATGTTATACACCATTTAAAATAATAAATAAAAAAGTGATTAGGCCTACAATTGATGAATTAAGAAATAATTATAGATCAAGAAGTGCAAAATTAAGAATTGCAGAAAAATTATGAATTTTGCAAAAAAAAAAAATTGAAAAATATTTTATGTATTTTTTAAAGGGTACGTTTTTAGTAGAAAAAAATTCATATCATACTTGGATTTTTATATTATTTATTGTTATTATATCTTTCATTATTATTACTAGTTCACACATAATGGATTATAATATAAAAATAATTTCAAAATTGTATCATGAAATTAAAAAATTAGAATATTATGAAAAAATGATTTTTTTAAATTAAAAATTAATAATCATGAGAGAAAGATATTTGCTATTATATAAATCTTATTTAGTTAGTTTATTATTTATATTCATTGCCATATTAATCATTTACAATTTAATTAGTATTCAAAATAATTCAGATAAATATAAAAAATATGTATTAAAAAGAATAAATGATTTAAAATCATTTCGTCATTCTTTTTTTAAAAATTAACATTAAAAAATGTTAATTCTATTTTTATTAAAAAAAATAGTATGAAAAAAACATTAAAATATGTTTTAAATGGAGTAAACATATTAAATATAATAGGAAAATATGATAACAAATCAATAAATGGAATATGTATAAATTCTAAAAATGTAAAATCTAATACAATATTTATTGCAAATAAAGGAATCAATACAAATGGAAATTTGTTTATAAAACAAGCTATTTATAATGGAGCTAGTGTGATTGTTTGTGAAAAACATCCTCTATTTATATATAAAAATATAACTTATGTAATTGTTCATGATTCTAAAGAAGCGTTAGGAATTATATCTTCTAACTTTTATAATAATCCAACAAAAAAAATAAATTTAATAGGTATTACTGGGACAAATGGAAAAACAAGTGTAGCTGTTATATTACATCAATTATTTTCTAATTTAGGAGAAAAAAATATTCTTATTTCTACCATAGGTATTAAAATATCATCTAAAATATATTATACTGAA from Blattabacterium cuenoti includes the following:
- a CDS encoding zinc-binding metallopeptidase family protein yields the protein MLKNDSIEFLKNYLNSFSPTGDECIGQKIWMNYIKSYVEKVYIDLYGTAVGIINPNYSKKLIIEAHVDEISWYVNYIDDDGLIYVTRNGGMDHQITPSKKVLIHTKNGKTVCGVFGWPAIHTRKSYKEIFPQIKNIFIDVGASNKKEVQDLGIYVGCMISYPNQFFFMNKKFIVSKALDNKIGGFIIAEAIKMIIKNNIDLKYGLYIVNSVQEEIGLKGAKMISNNIKPDIAIITDVTHDTSTPMIEKKVMGDIKCGLGPVITYAPSIQKKIRDLLINTAINNKIKFQRLVSSYGTGTDTDAFAYSNQGVSCALVSIPLKYMHTSLEVVNKYDVEKSIILIFETLNNINNDYKKFFY
- the rsmH gene encoding 16S rRNA (cytosine(1402)-N(4))-methyltransferase RsmH, which codes for MTYKKQNHIPVLLKESIENLITDKNGVYVDATYGLGGHSFSILEKLGEKSILIAIDQDKESIKKNFIKDKRFYLFHNNFIYIKDILNFFSMKKVSGILVDLGLSSFQIENLSRGFSMKENCILDMRMNQESNNYNAQNIINEYSEKQLCQVLQTYGDFTNAKKIVKKILDKRENKKICTSYDLKNIFFIKGSLKKRNRFFSRLFQSIRIEVNNEIFMLKQLLYISSELISKGGRLVIISYHSVEDRIIKNFLKKGIFLKKNICYTPFKIINKKVIRPTIDELRNNYRSRSAKLRIAEKL
- a CDS encoding LptF/LptG family permease — protein: MKIIDCYLIKNFIKYFIFFTISMQIICVIIDIPQRIHRLDNNNSSIKNAIIDYYPFWSIWIINTFSSISLFLSIIFFTSKITKNSEITTLLANGISYGRIAITYLIFAFIIGLINLIINFYVLPTVNKKKNKFHSQYLVSSYKELYGNNEALTAKIDKNKYLFIKNFSRINNVGHKCVYEVFDNKNLIYLLKSKYIFWSKKNKYYIVYNYKEIFFNKNYDSSKSGLYKILKITSSPDELSPDDYVSENMSINELNKIIKINNTDKNIYLNEYHKRIALPFSALIFTILGLSISSNRKNDLGKNIIIGIIVIFLYIFLMEIINIFSSKNYIPPYFIWIPNFITSIYTIFIYCKRNNE
- the tgt gene encoding tRNA guanosine(34) transglycosylase Tgt — its product is MKFFLKKTDKSSKARAGLLKTDHGEIETPVFMPVATKGFVKSILNKELNKTSNIILGNAYHLYFNPGIKILYESGGLHSFMNWKKSILTDSGGYQVFSMKKINQITDEGVKFKSVIDGSTHFFSPEKSMEIQRFIGGDIIMSFDDCPTFPCDFNTAKISMERTFLWMNKCYFFLKKNPEFYNHKQSFFPVIQGSVYPELRENFINKIYNSEMEIEGYAIGGLSLGEKKEKTYKIINLLTNKLPYKKPRYLMGVGEPSDILEHISLGIDMFDCVIPTRNGRHGMLFTWNGIINIKNKKWKYDYSCIDKLGNSHVDKFYSKSYLRHLFISKDSIGKEIASIHNLFFYKNLLEKARFHIMNNNFSTWKNKMIPFLKNRLQ
- a CDS encoding S1C family serine protease, which produces MKKIIFYIILTSFISSVISIAAYKKYLEKESFIFPYNTSSTIKNNRRSFSSLNNEYHNDFTKVVEKTVHSVVNVRNFSKNTNNYNFDPFEFFFGFPNNEFNRDNGNKFQEGGKAPIYHGSGVIISSDGYIVTNHHVIKNSYKIEVTLNDQRIYKARLVGTDPSTDVALLKIEEKNLPFVYFSDSNKVKVGEWVLAIGNPFDLNSTVTAGIISAKNRSLGILREENISAIESFFQTDAAVNPGNSGGALLNTNGELIGINTAISSSSGNFIGYSFAAPSNLVLKVVQDIKKYGEVKRAFLGIKGMDLSKIELLKFFNKRNNKNVQPQSGFLVGEVFYGGSAYEAGIKKGDIIKSINNSSIRNVSDLSFIIGIKRPGDYIKIIVLRDKTLKSFNVLLKSIYGTDDKTKENKSQTKSTSNLLNYTWKSLIEKYHKYFNIFIFIHYFFYNK
- the dapF gene encoding diaminopimelate epimerase; amino-acid sequence: MKIDFFKFHGTGNDFIIINSFHGMKIHNDPKFIKKLCNRHIGIGSDGLILIKKDPKYNFYMKYYNANGIEGTMCGNGGRCAVYFSNMLGITNSNKIFFNTINGPHQGLIHKKNNISIDIVSIDKKSIKIYEKYTFLFTGSPHHIIFLNKKENINVYKEGKKIRYSNLYKNGVNVNFVKIYNNYLYVRTYERGVENETLSCGTGVVASVIAFVETKKINKKNNIKVITLGGILLVSFEKKDDKYENIYLTGPVKFVFKGSINY
- a CDS encoding FtsL-like putative cell division protein, whose amino-acid sequence is MYFLKGTFLVEKNSYHTWIFILFIVIISFIIITSSHIMDYNIKIISKLYHEIKKLEYYEKMIFLN